A stretch of the Mycobacterium shigaense genome encodes the following:
- a CDS encoding cytochrome P450 produces MTTAIVPRVSGGEEEHGHLEEFRTDPIGLMKRVREECGDVGWFQLADKHVILLSGANANEFFFRSADEDLDQAEAYPFMTPIFGKGVVFDASPERRAEMLHNTALRGEHMKGHAATIENEVRRMIADWGDEGEIELLDFFAELTIYTSTACLIGVKFRNQLDHRFAEYYHLLERGTDPLCYVDAYLDIESFRIRDQARVGLVELVQGVMNQRIANPPKDKSDRDMLDVLVSIKDEEGNPRFSADEITGMFISLMFAGHHTSSGTSSWTLIELIRHPDVYAEVAKELDDLYADGQEVSFHALRQIPKLDNVVKETLRLHPPLIILMRVAQGEFEVEGFPIHKGDFVAASPAISNRIPEDFPDPDEFEPDRYNKPEQADVVNRWTWIPFGAGRHRCVGAAFAQMQIKAIFSVLLREYEFEMAQPANSYHNDHSKMVVQLARPAKVRYRKRQK; encoded by the coding sequence ATGACCACCGCGATCGTGCCGCGGGTTTCCGGCGGCGAGGAAGAGCATGGCCACCTGGAGGAATTTCGCACCGACCCGATCGGTTTGATGAAGCGCGTCCGCGAGGAATGCGGCGACGTCGGGTGGTTCCAGCTGGCCGACAAGCACGTGATCCTGTTGTCTGGCGCCAACGCCAACGAATTCTTCTTCCGATCCGCCGATGAGGATCTGGACCAGGCTGAGGCCTACCCGTTCATGACGCCGATCTTCGGCAAGGGCGTGGTGTTCGACGCGAGCCCCGAACGGCGTGCCGAAATGCTGCACAACACCGCGCTGCGGGGTGAGCACATGAAGGGCCACGCCGCGACCATCGAGAACGAAGTCAGGAGGATGATCGCCGACTGGGGCGACGAGGGCGAGATCGAACTGCTCGACTTCTTCGCCGAGCTGACCATCTACACCTCGACGGCGTGCCTGATCGGGGTGAAGTTCCGCAACCAGCTCGACCATCGCTTCGCCGAGTACTACCACCTGTTGGAGCGAGGAACCGACCCGCTGTGCTACGTCGATGCCTACCTGGACATCGAGAGCTTCCGGATCCGGGATCAGGCCCGGGTGGGCCTGGTCGAACTGGTGCAAGGCGTGATGAATCAGCGAATCGCCAACCCGCCCAAGGACAAGAGCGACCGCGACATGCTCGACGTCCTGGTGTCGATCAAAGACGAAGAGGGAAATCCCCGCTTTTCCGCCGACGAGATCACCGGGATGTTCATCTCGCTGATGTTCGCCGGCCACCACACCAGCTCGGGTACCTCGTCGTGGACGCTGATCGAGCTCATCCGCCATCCGGACGTCTACGCCGAGGTGGCCAAGGAGCTCGACGACCTCTACGCCGACGGGCAGGAGGTGAGTTTCCATGCGCTGCGTCAGATTCCGAAGTTGGACAACGTGGTCAAGGAGACGCTGCGCCTGCACCCGCCGCTGATCATCCTGATGCGGGTGGCCCAGGGAGAATTCGAGGTGGAGGGCTTCCCGATTCACAAGGGCGATTTCGTCGCCGCCTCCCCGGCGATCAGCAACCGCATCCCCGAGGACTTTCCCGACCCCGACGAATTCGAGCCGGATCGCTACAACAAGCCCGAGCAGGCCGACGTCGTCAATCGGTGGACGTGGATCCCGTTCGGCGCGGGCCGGCATCGCTGCGTGGGTGCCGCCTTCGCCCAGATGCAGATCAAGGCGATCTTCTCTGTTCTGTTGCGGGAGTATGAGTTCGAGATGGCGCAGCCGGCCAACAGTTACCACAACGACCACTCCAAGATGGTCGTGCAGCTGGCCCGCCCCGCGAAGGTTCGCTACCGCAAGCGCCAGAAGTAG
- a CDS encoding ferredoxin gives MGFRIEVDLDLCQGHAMCELEAPEYFRVPKRGKVEILDPEPPEDAREEVERAVDMCPTQALFIKEKD, from the coding sequence ATGGGGTTTCGTATCGAAGTGGATCTGGATTTGTGTCAGGGCCACGCCATGTGCGAACTGGAGGCGCCAGAATACTTCCGGGTGCCCAAGCGGGGCAAGGTCGAAATTCTCGACCCCGAACCACCCGAAGACGCCCGCGAAGAAGTCGAGCGCGCGGTCGATATGTGCCCAACGCAAGCACTTTTCATCAAAGAGAAAGACTGA
- a CDS encoding nuclear transport factor 2-like protein yields MNSQASHSREDLEAWVDRWLQANKDCEKAGDWRPLADFYTQDATYGWNIGPEEDVMCVGVDEIRDVALGLEMEGLENWVYEYQKVLIDEKQGEIVGFWKQIVNKADGTQDEIYGIGGSWFRLNGDQQIEWQRDFFDFGHVAHMFGKLIESGDLSAGMQKRIERSLAGEKLPGYYPLGQAPVPIW; encoded by the coding sequence ATGAATTCACAGGCGTCACACTCCCGCGAAGATCTCGAGGCCTGGGTCGACCGCTGGTTGCAGGCCAACAAGGACTGCGAAAAGGCCGGTGACTGGCGGCCGCTCGCCGACTTCTACACCCAGGACGCCACCTACGGCTGGAACATCGGTCCGGAGGAGGACGTGATGTGCGTGGGCGTCGACGAGATCCGCGACGTCGCGCTTGGCCTGGAGATGGAGGGCCTGGAGAACTGGGTGTACGAGTACCAGAAGGTACTCATCGACGAGAAGCAGGGCGAGATCGTCGGCTTCTGGAAGCAGATCGTCAACAAGGCCGACGGCACCCAGGACGAAATCTACGGCATCGGCGGCAGCTGGTTCCGCCTCAATGGCGACCAGCAGATCGAGTGGCAGCGCGACTTCTTCGACTTCGGTCACGTCGCGCACATGTTCGGCAAACTGATCGAGTCCGGCGACCTATCCGCCGGCATGCAGAAGCGCATCGAGCGCAGCCTGGCCGGCGAGAAGCTGCCCGGCTACTACCCCCTCGGACAGGCTCCGGTACCCATCTGGTGA
- a CDS encoding NDMA-dependent alcohol dehydrogenase, translating to MKTKGALIWEFNQPWSIEEIEIGDPQAHEVKIQMEAAGMCHSDHHLVTGGIPMAGFPVLGGHEGAGVVTEVGPGVEDIAPGDHVVLSFIPSCGQCPTCQAGLRNLCDLGAGLLGGEAVSDGTFRIQARGQNVFPMTLLGTFSPYMVVHRASVVKIDPSVPFEVAALVGCGVTTGYGSAVRTADIRPGQDVAIVGVGGVGMAALQGAVNAGARYIFAIDPVEWKRDQALKFGATHVYPDINAALAGIAEVTWGLMAHKVVVTVGELHGADIDNYLNITQKGGTCVLTAIGSLLDTNVNLNLAMLTLMQKNLQGTIFGGGNPQYDIPQLLSMYKAGKLNLDDMITRQYKLEQINDGYQDMLDGKNIRGVIRFTDADR from the coding sequence ATGAAAACAAAAGGCGCGCTGATCTGGGAATTCAACCAGCCGTGGTCCATCGAGGAAATCGAGATCGGCGACCCGCAGGCGCACGAGGTCAAGATCCAGATGGAAGCGGCCGGGATGTGCCATTCGGATCACCATCTAGTTACCGGCGGCATCCCGATGGCGGGCTTCCCGGTGCTCGGCGGCCACGAGGGCGCGGGCGTCGTCACCGAGGTCGGGCCGGGCGTGGAGGACATTGCCCCGGGCGATCACGTGGTGCTGTCGTTCATCCCGTCCTGTGGGCAGTGTCCGACGTGTCAGGCCGGCCTGCGCAACCTGTGCGACCTGGGGGCCGGGCTGCTCGGCGGCGAAGCGGTGTCCGACGGCACCTTCCGCATCCAGGCCCGGGGCCAGAACGTCTTTCCCATGACCCTGCTGGGCACCTTCTCGCCCTACATGGTCGTGCACCGCGCCTCGGTGGTGAAGATCGACCCGTCCGTGCCCTTTGAGGTGGCCGCCCTCGTCGGTTGCGGCGTCACCACGGGCTACGGCTCGGCGGTGCGCACTGCTGACATCCGCCCGGGGCAAGACGTCGCCATCGTCGGCGTCGGCGGCGTCGGCATGGCGGCCCTGCAGGGTGCCGTCAACGCCGGTGCGCGCTACATCTTCGCGATCGACCCGGTCGAATGGAAGCGCGACCAAGCGCTGAAGTTCGGCGCCACGCACGTCTACCCCGACATCAACGCCGCACTGGCCGGCATCGCCGAGGTCACGTGGGGGCTGATGGCGCACAAGGTCGTCGTCACCGTCGGCGAGCTGCACGGTGCGGACATCGACAACTACCTGAACATCACCCAGAAGGGTGGCACCTGCGTGCTGACCGCCATCGGCAGCCTGCTGGACACCAACGTCAACCTGAACCTGGCGATGCTGACCCTGATGCAGAAGAACCTGCAGGGCACCATCTTCGGTGGCGGTAACCCGCAGTACGACATCCCGCAGCTACTGTCGATGTACAAGGCCGGCAAGCTCAACCTGGACGACATGATCACCCGCCAGTACAAACTGGAGCAGATCAACGACGGCTACCAGGACATGCTGGACGGCAAGAACATTCGAGGCGTCATCCGGTTCACCGACGCCGACCGGTAA